Proteins encoded by one window of Streptomyces clavuligerus:
- a CDS encoding NAD(P)-dependent oxidoreductase has protein sequence MKVLAAGDHFVRNSLISAALHRALPGTPLELTELTLPWPLEPFGPVAEVTEASDTEDELIKALTGVEVCVTQMAPFTERVLAASPGLRMVAVCRGGPVNVNAAAARARGVRVCFAPGRNAASTAEFTIGLILSALRRIPQAHASLASDGDWDGSYYTYEHAGLELEDTPVGLVGYGAVGSRVARVLSAFGAEVEVYDPYVRGDVHGMRAKSLETLLTRSRVLTLHARLTPENTGMIGERELALLPKGAVVVNAARGGLLDTDALCDALDSGHLAAAALDTYAEEPIPADSRLLSTPRLVLTPHIAGASRAVARKAAEIAAAEVARYARNEPPAHALP, from the coding sequence ATGAAAGTCCTGGCCGCCGGTGACCATTTCGTCCGCAATTCCCTGATCTCCGCCGCCCTGCACCGGGCCCTGCCCGGCACCCCGCTGGAGCTGACCGAACTGACCCTGCCCTGGCCGCTGGAGCCGTTCGGTCCGGTGGCGGAGGTGACGGAGGCGAGCGACACCGAGGACGAGCTGATCAAGGCGTTGACGGGGGTGGAGGTGTGCGTCACCCAGATGGCCCCCTTCACCGAACGGGTCCTGGCCGCCTCCCCGGGGCTGCGGATGGTCGCGGTCTGCCGGGGCGGACCGGTCAACGTCAACGCGGCGGCGGCGCGCGCCCGGGGTGTGCGGGTGTGTTTCGCGCCGGGCCGGAACGCCGCGTCCACGGCCGAGTTCACGATCGGCCTGATCCTGTCGGCGCTGCGCCGTATCCCGCAGGCGCACGCCTCGCTGGCGTCGGACGGCGACTGGGACGGCTCGTACTACACCTATGAACACGCGGGTCTGGAGCTGGAGGACACCCCCGTCGGGCTGGTCGGCTACGGCGCGGTGGGCAGCCGGGTGGCCCGGGTGCTCAGCGCGTTCGGCGCGGAGGTGGAGGTGTACGACCCGTATGTGCGCGGCGATGTGCACGGGATGCGGGCGAAGTCGCTGGAGACGCTGCTCACCCGGTCCCGGGTGCTGACGCTGCACGCCCGGCTCACCCCGGAGAACACGGGGATGATCGGGGAACGCGAGCTGGCGCTGCTGCCGAAGGGCGCCGTGGTGGTGAACGCGGCGCGGGGCGGGCTGCTGGACACGGACGCGCTGTGCGACGCGCTGGACAGCGGGCATCTCGCGGCGGCGGCGCTCGACACCTACGCGGAGGAGCCCATTCCGGCGGATTCGCGGCTGCTGTCGACGCCCCGTCTGGTGCTCACCCCGCATATCGCGGGCGCCTCCCGGGCGGTGGCCCGCAAGGCCGCGGAGATCGCGGCGGCGGAGGTCGCCCGCTACGCCCGGAACGAGCCCCCGGCCCACGCCCTGCCCTGA